A genomic stretch from Natronomonas gomsonensis includes:
- a CDS encoding polysaccharide deacetylase family protein, producing the protein MTDHFADSTTAHDQKRRSLSPYLKFVRNLDPETSLETRIEHIAYDVFEDGIDWLVDALGDADVSAGVSVPAIHLQDEAVRDGVGRLLKSGAEAVVHGYRHTSYMETPYETVDEELTAIIDRFEADLDARSTGFHIPFMRCSSGTVRAAEEHGIEWIVGAEPSGVDTSITFLQPESPYDLQLFERGHDGPAVTDRMSAAAEDGSLLLCHPNIHAVHGARESFASFLEAESFAKPSAVAAGEADRPGLLLDCFPPFQVR; encoded by the coding sequence ATGACAGACCACTTCGCAGACTCGACGACTGCCCACGACCAGAAGCGACGGTCGCTCAGCCCGTATCTCAAGTTCGTCCGGAACCTCGACCCCGAGACGAGCCTCGAGACGCGCATCGAACACATCGCCTACGACGTCTTCGAGGACGGCATCGACTGGCTCGTCGACGCCCTGGGAGACGCCGACGTCTCCGCCGGCGTCTCCGTACCGGCGATACACCTCCAAGACGAGGCCGTCCGCGACGGCGTCGGCCGACTCCTCAAGTCAGGCGCCGAGGCCGTCGTCCACGGCTACCGGCACACCTCCTACATGGAGACGCCCTACGAGACGGTCGACGAGGAACTGACGGCCATCATCGACCGTTTCGAGGCGGACCTCGATGCCCGCTCGACCGGCTTTCACATCCCGTTCATGCGATGCAGTTCGGGAACCGTTCGGGCCGCCGAAGAACACGGCATCGAGTGGATAGTCGGCGCCGAACCATCCGGCGTCGACACCTCGATTACGTTCCTCCAACCCGAATCGCCCTACGACCTCCAGTTGTTCGAGCGGGGCCACGACGGGCCGGCGGTCACAGACCGGATGTCGGCGGCCGCCGAGGATGGGTCGCTGCTGCTGTGTCACCCGAACATCCACGCCGTCCACGGCGCCCGCGAGTCGTTCGCGTCGTTCCTCGAAGCGGAGTCGTTCGCCAAACCGAGCGCCGTCGCGGCCGGGGAGGCTGACCGACCGGGGCTGCTCCTCGATTGCTTCCCGCCGTTTCAGGTCCGATGA
- a CDS encoding LLM class flavin-dependent oxidoreductase, with translation MDVSLMGLTQHPGDRDPEGCLAELLEQARIAEESGFEGLFVGEHHFTDDIYFDNFQTLARLAAEFDGDVRVGTSVCLLPLHNPALVAERVATLDVISGGNVVFGAAAGYRDAEFDTVGVDKAERAGRVTEGVEILRALWSEDGVSYDGDHYAFEDVTLRPRPVQESGPPIWLGGSAPSAVRRAAALGDAWLIDPVSPVSKLKKAVGLYERELTEEPSCRPIRRDVYVAETTEKAIDTAAPYILDKFDSLSEWGVIDDDGEDLSRRERFERVSEGRYLIGTPDEVVADLESLNETLGVDHLVARVQWPGMDHERAVDAIELLGEEVIPRVADL, from the coding sequence GTGGACGTTAGCCTGATGGGGCTGACCCAACACCCGGGCGATCGCGACCCCGAGGGCTGTCTCGCGGAGTTGCTCGAACAGGCTCGAATTGCCGAGGAAAGCGGCTTCGAGGGGCTGTTCGTCGGCGAACACCACTTCACCGACGACATCTACTTCGACAACTTCCAGACGCTCGCCCGTCTCGCGGCGGAGTTCGACGGCGACGTCCGCGTCGGGACGAGCGTCTGTCTGTTGCCGCTGCACAATCCCGCCTTGGTCGCCGAGCGAGTCGCCACCCTCGACGTGATTTCGGGCGGCAACGTCGTCTTCGGTGCCGCCGCCGGCTACCGCGACGCCGAGTTCGACACCGTCGGCGTCGACAAGGCCGAACGCGCCGGCCGCGTCACCGAAGGCGTCGAAATCCTCCGGGCACTGTGGTCCGAGGACGGCGTCTCCTACGACGGTGACCACTACGCCTTCGAGGACGTGACGCTCCGCCCTCGTCCAGTACAGGAATCCGGGCCGCCGATATGGCTCGGCGGGTCGGCACCCTCGGCCGTCCGGCGGGCCGCCGCACTCGGCGACGCGTGGCTCATCGACCCCGTCTCGCCCGTCTCGAAACTGAAGAAGGCCGTCGGCCTCTACGAGCGCGAACTCACCGAGGAGCCGTCCTGTCGGCCGATTCGACGCGACGTGTACGTCGCCGAGACGACCGAGAAAGCCATCGACACCGCCGCGCCGTACATCCTCGACAAGTTCGACTCGCTGTCGGAGTGGGGCGTCATCGACGACGACGGCGAGGATTTGAGCAGACGGGAGCGCTTCGAGCGGGTCAGCGAGGGCCGGTATCTCATCGGCACGCCCGATGAGGTTGTCGCCGACCTCGAATCGCTCAACGAGACGCTCGGCGTCGACCACCTCGTCGCCCGCGTCCAGTGGCCCGGAATGGACCACGAACGCGCCGTCGATGCCATCGAACTGCTCGGAGAGGAGGTAATCCCACGCGTCGCCGACCTGTGA
- a CDS encoding DUF6282 family protein, giving the protein MDTQHPVAGAWDTHVHAGPDVTDRKHDIVELARRAAAAGMGGLVLKNHHAPTTMAAALVEQACDSDIRLASTVVLNRSVGGINIDAVVAAAKMGASRVELPTMTAKRNMLEQGEPKTIDLLNGNDELKDGVWSVLTEAINDGMVVGTGHIGVEEVEAVVDAVTEVDGEVIVTHPEFHAARDGVGLTPERQARLARDGVYFERCSIVTDETVRELFLPDAPEAAHDAFADGAMFDKIVAGIEATGPEHNLLSTDYGQPGRMSPPDALAAFHADLESAGIPRADIERMARDNPETIFGGA; this is encoded by the coding sequence ATGGACACTCAGCATCCCGTCGCCGGCGCGTGGGACACACACGTCCACGCGGGACCGGACGTAACCGACAGAAAGCACGACATCGTGGAACTCGCTCGGCGCGCCGCCGCCGCCGGCATGGGTGGGTTAGTTCTCAAGAACCACCACGCGCCGACGACGATGGCCGCGGCGCTCGTCGAGCAGGCCTGTGACTCCGATATCCGACTCGCTTCGACGGTCGTTTTGAACCGCTCGGTCGGCGGCATCAACATCGACGCCGTCGTCGCCGCCGCGAAGATGGGTGCCAGTCGCGTCGAACTCCCGACGATGACCGCCAAACGGAACATGCTCGAACAGGGCGAACCGAAAACCATCGACCTGCTGAACGGGAACGACGAACTGAAAGACGGCGTCTGGTCGGTGCTTACCGAGGCGATAAACGACGGGATGGTTGTCGGAACCGGCCACATCGGCGTCGAGGAAGTCGAGGCCGTCGTCGACGCCGTCACGGAGGTCGACGGCGAGGTCATCGTCACGCATCCGGAGTTCCACGCCGCCCGTGACGGCGTCGGCCTCACGCCCGAACGGCAGGCCCGATTGGCCCGCGATGGGGTATACTTCGAACGCTGCTCCATCGTGACCGACGAGACCGTCCGTGAGTTGTTCCTCCCAGATGCCCCCGAGGCGGCTCACGACGCCTTCGCCGACGGCGCGATGTTCGATAAAATCGTCGCCGGTATCGAGGCGACCGGCCCAGAACACAACTTGCTGTCGACGGATTACGGCCAACCGGGGCGGATGTCGCCGCCGGACGCGCTGGCGGCGTTTCACGCCGACCTCGAATCCGCCGGCATCCCGCGTGCCGACATCGAGCGGATGGCCCGTGACAACCCAGAAACCATCTTCGGAGGTGCCTGA
- a CDS encoding enoyl-CoA hydratase/isomerase family protein produces MAVTLTRRDDYEHAATLRIDGGELNLFGTDTIGAIRETVEDVPTDVSVLVIRGTDDGGEGGLTAGIHLDEVKDLSTTEARRVMTDLHGMMDAVRNLDAVTVCCCGEYALGAGLELAMSCDFRLATEEANLGLPEIDIGLVTGIQGGLLVRLVGLQKAKELVYTGEVISGTEAEDIGLVNDAVAPGEYEAHVDALVEQLAEKSPLVVQMQTRVFRGLRSNGVESGVDASLETIAACFDTYDQTEAMAAFLESREPSFEGR; encoded by the coding sequence ATGGCAGTCACGCTCACTCGCAGAGACGACTACGAGCACGCGGCGACGCTCCGAATCGACGGCGGCGAACTGAACCTCTTCGGAACCGACACCATCGGGGCGATTCGGGAGACGGTCGAAGACGTTCCCACGGACGTGTCGGTGCTGGTGATTCGGGGCACGGACGACGGCGGCGAGGGAGGGCTGACGGCGGGCATCCACCTCGACGAGGTGAAGGACCTCTCGACGACCGAGGCCCGACGAGTCATGACGGACCTCCACGGGATGATGGACGCCGTGCGGAACCTCGACGCGGTCACGGTGTGTTGCTGTGGCGAGTACGCCCTCGGCGCCGGACTGGAGTTGGCGATGTCGTGTGACTTCCGACTGGCGACCGAGGAGGCAAACCTCGGGTTGCCGGAAATCGATATCGGCCTTGTCACCGGGATTCAGGGTGGCCTCCTCGTCCGACTCGTCGGTCTCCAGAAGGCGAAGGAACTCGTCTACACCGGCGAGGTGATATCCGGGACCGAGGCCGAAGACATCGGACTGGTCAACGACGCCGTCGCGCCCGGGGAGTACGAGGCACACGTCGATGCGCTCGTCGAGCAACTCGCCGAGAAGAGCCCGCTCGTCGTCCAGATGCAGACGCGGGTGTTCCGCGGATTGCGCTCCAACGGCGTCGAGTCGGGCGTCGACGCCAGCCTCGAAACAATCGCCGCCTGTTTCGATACGTACGACCAGACCGAAGCCATGGCGGCGTTCCTCGAATCTCGCGAACCCTCCTTCGAGGGACGATAG
- a CDS encoding DUF7260 family protein, translated as MDRTTTPEAPFEAMQRWLRIERRQTAAELSAFDTFIDRLREVPTGHVASPSGPSALTERPSGGGLASVRKAYRSTVMDVPHYDEEYGNDFSEDVTEEFGSTIATILERGGTLDAQTKRTLLALAVDSRSRRVTLLDIIDAERESIETVAERLRPVAEELDTIADVEFMAESFGSLDAHRARLDTLVERCDAAAESRQRDLREHRTTAALSEGVAAVPLYLYQGFDSTFPILSFIAALGDRIEGIRSDISHAASHYEADRDSYFAGDTDTRGRTES; from the coding sequence ATGGACCGCACGACCACTCCGGAAGCGCCGTTCGAGGCGATGCAGCGATGGCTCCGTATCGAGCGCCGACAGACCGCCGCCGAACTGTCGGCGTTCGACACGTTCATCGACCGGCTTCGGGAGGTTCCGACGGGCCACGTGGCGTCGCCGTCGGGTCCGTCGGCGTTGACCGAACGGCCCTCGGGCGGCGGTCTCGCGTCCGTCCGAAAGGCGTATCGCTCGACGGTGATGGACGTGCCACACTACGACGAGGAGTACGGCAACGACTTCTCCGAGGACGTGACCGAGGAGTTCGGGTCGACCATCGCGACGATACTCGAACGGGGTGGCACCCTCGACGCACAGACGAAGCGAACGCTCCTCGCGCTCGCGGTCGACTCGCGGTCGCGTCGGGTGACCCTCCTCGATATCATCGACGCCGAGCGTGAATCCATCGAGACGGTCGCCGAGCGCCTCCGGCCGGTCGCCGAGGAACTGGACACCATCGCTGACGTGGAGTTCATGGCTGAATCTTTCGGGTCGCTCGACGCCCATCGCGCCCGACTCGATACGCTAGTCGAGCGGTGCGACGCCGCCGCCGAGAGCCGACAGAGGGACCTCCGTGAACACCGAACGACGGCCGCGCTGTCGGAGGGGGTTGCCGCCGTTCCGCTATACCTGTATCAGGGGTTCGATTCGACGTTCCCGATTCTCTCCTTTATCGCTGCTCTCGGCGACCGAATCGAGGGGATTCGGTCGGACATCAGCCACGCGGCGAGCCATTACGAGGCCGACCGGGACTCCTATTTCGCGGGCGACACCGACACCCGCGGACGAACCGAATCCTAA
- a CDS encoding flavin reductase family protein, translated as MQEFPVRDIDTRVSSRIVKSAVTPRPIGWISTTSADGVDNLAPFSCYNYISSEYPTVMFSSKAHDDGEQKDTAQNVAATGEFVVNVVTEDLAERMDRTSAELPPEESEFDFAALDRAESTHVTPPRVADALISMECTAIESLDIHDRGVFFGEVETFHIADEVLVDGKVEMDHLDTVGRLGGPYYTSVNRMEMTREF; from the coding sequence ATGCAGGAGTTTCCAGTCCGAGACATCGACACGCGAGTGAGCAGTCGCATCGTCAAATCCGCCGTCACGCCCCGTCCAATCGGGTGGATTTCCACGACCAGCGCCGACGGCGTCGACAACCTCGCACCGTTCAGTTGCTACAACTACATCAGTTCGGAGTACCCGACCGTGATGTTCAGCTCGAAGGCACACGACGACGGCGAACAGAAGGACACCGCCCAAAACGTCGCCGCGACCGGCGAGTTCGTCGTCAACGTGGTGACCGAGGACCTTGCCGAGCGCATGGACCGGACGTCGGCGGAGTTGCCGCCGGAGGAAAGCGAGTTCGACTTCGCCGCACTCGACCGCGCGGAGTCGACCCACGTCACGCCCCCGCGGGTCGCCGACGCCCTCATCAGCATGGAGTGTACGGCCATCGAGTCGCTGGACATCCACGACCGCGGGGTGTTCTTCGGCGAAGTCGAGACGTTCCACATCGCCGACGAGGTACTCGTCGACGGAAAGGTCGAGATGGACCACCTCGACACCGTCGGCCGCCTCGGCGGTCCCTACTACACCAGCGTCAACCGGATGGAGATGACCCGGGAGTTCTGA
- a CDS encoding MaoC family dehydratase, whose translation MELKRYFDDFEIGDSGRSSGGRTVTETDIFRAVGYGAGERMHVDREHVETTEFDDLLVQNTVLIVITSALWGDVPGWDYETPVAYGRDGMRFVNPAYPGDTLHLEVEVVDKRIREKDREAGRRRGLITINEELRNQGDDLVMVNDHHSLVPFSPDFDPE comes from the coding sequence ATGGAACTGAAGCGATACTTCGACGACTTCGAAATCGGTGACTCGGGGCGTTCGAGCGGCGGGCGCACGGTGACCGAGACGGATATTTTCCGGGCAGTCGGCTACGGCGCCGGCGAACGGATGCACGTCGACCGCGAACACGTCGAGACGACGGAGTTCGACGACCTGCTCGTCCAGAACACGGTGCTCATCGTCATCACCAGTGCGCTGTGGGGAGACGTGCCGGGGTGGGACTACGAGACGCCGGTGGCCTACGGCCGCGACGGGATGCGCTTCGTCAACCCCGCCTACCCGGGCGATACGCTCCACCTGGAGGTCGAGGTCGTCGACAAGCGAATACGTGAGAAGGACCGCGAAGCGGGGCGGCGTCGGGGACTCATCACCATCAACGAAGAACTGCGGAATCAGGGTGACGACCTCGTGATGGTCAACGACCACCACTCGCTGGTGCCGTTCTCGCCGGATTTCGACCCCGAGTGA
- a CDS encoding DJ-1/PfpI family protein, with protein sequence MTMRIAFVVYDGLTALDFVGAYDPITRVGTMGFREDVEWEVCGLSPTVTATGGLTFETTATDEPLDGYDAVVVPGGIGTTLPDDDGPVVSWLRTAEDCRYKLSVCTGSLLLAAAGLLDDCRATTHPNAYEALAERAAVTERRVVRDGDVITGGGVSSALDVGLYFAELLTDAGTRDRIADQMDYPHYRDDTGVS encoded by the coding sequence ATGACGATGCGAATCGCCTTCGTCGTCTACGACGGCCTCACGGCGCTGGATTTCGTCGGCGCCTACGACCCCATCACGCGGGTCGGGACGATGGGCTTTCGCGAGGACGTCGAGTGGGAGGTTTGCGGCCTCTCGCCGACGGTGACGGCGACGGGTGGGCTCACCTTCGAGACGACGGCGACCGACGAACCGCTGGACGGCTACGACGCCGTCGTCGTCCCCGGTGGCATCGGCACGACGCTTCCCGACGACGATGGCCCGGTCGTATCGTGGCTCCGAACCGCCGAGGACTGTCGGTACAAACTCTCGGTGTGTACGGGGTCGCTGCTGTTGGCCGCCGCCGGCCTCCTCGACGATTGCCGTGCGACGACTCACCCGAACGCCTACGAGGCGCTCGCCGAACGCGCCGCCGTGACCGAACGGCGCGTCGTCCGCGACGGCGACGTGATAACTGGTGGCGGCGTGAGTTCGGCGCTCGACGTGGGACTGTACTTCGCGGAACTGCTCACCGACGCTGGCACGCGTGACCGCATCGCCGACCAGATGGACTACCCACACTACCGCGACGACACCGGCGTCTCGTAG
- a CDS encoding FAD-binding and (Fe-S)-binding domain-containing protein — MMSSQHTNSDPSTRSSTYDYRSDSVERPELAATLSSLVDGEVRLDDYTRTLYATDASAYEVQPVGVVYPTSTDDVAAVVAYCDRNDIAVLPRGGGTSLAGQSVNDAVVLDCSKHMDALLDVDSDRRCMTAQPGITLGKLNETLESEGLKFAPDPAWGDKSVLGGAIGNNSTGAHSLVYGKTDAYVESVEAVLADGTVTRFGDVTIGELRDSADADSEALLPRIYAGVLAVLDDHAEEVDSRYPELKRNVSGYNFDRLLEEARDDGEITDDATVNLARLLAGSEGTLAIVTEATVSLESIPNTKAVALLTYDDLLDALADVEPILEHDPAAVEVMDDVLLGLARDTAEFADVVGMLPEGTDSVLLVEFYADDDAEGRRLVADLLADRVPAADSEADPTDERVRTNADHRAAAAMEAHDADTRAKFWKMRKSGLPILLGRTTDEKHIAYIEDTAVPARNLPEYVADVQEILDDYDTYASYYAHAGPGVLHIRPLVNTKSVEGLEAFEAIAERVTDLVVKYGGSVSGEHGDGRARTQWNRKLYGDDLWAAFRDLKTAYDPNWTLNPGNVCGDHDLTENLRFDPDYGFESGFSPELSWDNDNGFQGMVELCHGCGGCRGEQSTTGGVMCPTYRAAHEEIQSTRGRANMLRQAMSGGLPEEELFSEDFTEEVLDLCVGCKGCARDCPSEVDMAKLRTEVLHEKHQRDGTSLRDRLFANIDRLSALGSRFAPVANAATSLPGAGFLAEKTLGIASERDVPTFASESLVEWFEARGGATVPEADADRRVVVFPDTYTNYNDPAVGKAAIEVLEAAGVHVVVPDGLPGSGRPPLSKGFVEKAREDARANVDALAQMVEDGWDVVVVEPSDAVMFQSDYLDLLSGDDVERLAANAYGVCEYLDRFRLDERLDFEGVEDALAYHGHCHQKATKKDHHAVGVLRRAGYAVDPVDSTCCGMAGSFGYEAEHYSMSQAIADLLRDQLESSDGESVVAPGTSCRTQLDEESPAHPVEKLADALV; from the coding sequence ATAATGTCTTCTCAGCACACGAATTCGGACCCCTCGACTCGGAGTTCGACCTACGACTATCGGTCCGACAGCGTCGAACGCCCCGAACTGGCGGCGACGCTGTCGTCGCTCGTCGACGGCGAGGTTCGCCTCGACGACTACACGCGGACGCTGTACGCCACCGACGCCAGCGCCTACGAAGTGCAACCGGTCGGCGTCGTCTACCCCACCTCGACAGACGACGTGGCGGCGGTCGTCGCCTACTGCGACCGAAACGACATCGCGGTGTTGCCACGCGGCGGCGGCACCAGCCTCGCGGGCCAGAGCGTCAACGACGCCGTCGTCCTCGACTGTAGCAAACACATGGACGCGCTGCTCGATGTCGATTCGGACCGCCGATGCATGACGGCACAACCCGGCATCACACTCGGAAAACTCAACGAGACGCTGGAATCCGAGGGCCTGAAGTTCGCGCCCGACCCGGCGTGGGGCGACAAATCCGTCCTCGGCGGCGCCATCGGCAACAACTCGACGGGCGCACACTCGCTCGTCTACGGCAAGACCGACGCCTACGTCGAGTCGGTCGAGGCGGTGTTGGCCGACGGCACCGTGACTCGCTTCGGCGACGTGACCATCGGTGAACTGCGCGACTCCGCCGACGCCGACAGCGAGGCCCTCCTGCCGCGAATCTACGCCGGCGTCCTCGCCGTCCTCGACGACCACGCCGAGGAAGTCGACAGCCGCTACCCGGAACTGAAACGCAACGTCTCGGGGTACAACTTCGACCGACTGCTCGAAGAGGCCCGGGACGACGGCGAAATCACCGACGACGCGACCGTCAACCTCGCACGCCTGCTCGCCGGCAGCGAGGGCACCCTCGCCATCGTCACCGAGGCGACCGTCTCGTTAGAGTCGATTCCGAACACGAAAGCCGTCGCCCTGCTCACCTACGACGACCTCCTCGATGCGCTGGCCGATGTCGAACCCATCCTCGAACACGACCCCGCCGCCGTCGAGGTGATGGACGACGTGTTGCTCGGGTTGGCTCGGGACACCGCCGAGTTCGCCGACGTGGTTGGCATGCTTCCGGAGGGCACCGATTCGGTGTTGCTCGTGGAGTTCTACGCCGACGACGACGCCGAGGGGCGACGACTCGTCGCAGACCTGCTGGCCGACCGAGTACCCGCCGCCGACAGCGAGGCCGACCCGACCGATGAACGGGTCCGGACGAACGCCGACCACCGCGCCGCCGCGGCGATGGAGGCCCACGACGCCGACACCCGGGCGAAGTTCTGGAAGATGCGGAAGTCCGGCTTGCCGATTTTACTCGGCCGGACGACGGACGAGAAACACATCGCCTACATCGAGGACACCGCCGTCCCGGCGCGAAACCTCCCGGAGTACGTCGCCGACGTACAGGAGATCCTCGACGACTACGACACCTACGCCAGTTACTACGCCCACGCCGGCCCCGGCGTGTTGCACATCCGGCCGCTCGTGAACACCAAGAGCGTCGAGGGGCTGGAGGCCTTCGAGGCCATCGCCGAGCGAGTGACCGATTTGGTCGTCAAGTACGGCGGGAGCGTCTCGGGGGAACACGGCGACGGCCGCGCCCGAACCCAGTGGAATCGGAAACTGTACGGCGACGACCTCTGGGCGGCGTTCCGTGACCTCAAGACCGCCTACGACCCCAACTGGACGCTGAACCCGGGCAACGTCTGTGGCGACCACGACTTGACCGAGAACCTCCGGTTCGACCCCGACTACGGGTTCGAATCCGGCTTCAGCCCCGAGTTGAGCTGGGACAACGACAACGGCTTTCAGGGGATGGTCGAGCTGTGTCACGGCTGTGGCGGTTGTCGCGGCGAGCAATCGACCACCGGCGGCGTGATGTGTCCCACCTACCGCGCGGCCCACGAGGAGATACAGTCGACTCGCGGCCGGGCGAACATGCTCCGGCAGGCGATGAGCGGCGGCCTTCCCGAAGAGGAACTGTTCTCCGAGGATTTCACCGAGGAGGTGCTCGACCTCTGTGTCGGTTGTAAGGGGTGTGCTCGCGACTGCCCCAGCGAGGTCGATATGGCCAAACTCCGCACCGAAGTCCTCCACGAGAAACACCAGCGCGACGGCACGAGCCTCCGGGACCGCCTTTTCGCCAACATCGACCGGCTGTCGGCACTGGGCAGTCGCTTTGCTCCGGTTGCCAACGCCGCCACCTCGCTTCCCGGCGCGGGCTTCCTCGCCGAGAAGACTCTCGGCATCGCGAGCGAACGCGACGTGCCGACCTTTGCGAGTGAGTCCCTCGTCGAGTGGTTCGAGGCCCGTGGCGGTGCCACGGTTCCAGAGGCCGACGCCGACCGCCGCGTCGTCGTCTTCCCAGACACCTACACGAACTACAACGACCCCGCCGTGGGGAAGGCCGCAATCGAGGTGTTGGAGGCTGCCGGCGTCCACGTCGTCGTCCCCGACGGCCTGCCGGGAAGCGGCCGGCCGCCGCTGTCGAAGGGGTTCGTCGAGAAGGCCCGCGAGGACGCCCGAGCGAACGTCGATGCCCTCGCGCAGATGGTCGAAGACGGGTGGGACGTGGTCGTGGTCGAACCCTCCGACGCCGTCATGTTCCAGTCGGATTACCTGGATTTGCTGTCCGGCGACGATGTCGAGCGCCTCGCGGCCAACGCCTACGGCGTCTGTGAGTACCTCGACCGGTTCCGACTGGACGAACGCCTCGATTTCGAGGGCGTCGAGGACGCCCTCGCTTATCACGGCCACTGCCACCAGAAGGCGACGAAGAAGGACCACCACGCCGTCGGCGTACTTCGGCGCGCTGGGTACGCCGTCGACCCCGTCGATTCGACCTGCTGTGGGATGGCCGGGTCGTTCGGCTACGAGGCCGAACACTACTCGATGAGTCAGGCAATCGCGGACCTCCTCCGTGACCAACTCGAATCGAGCGACGGCGAATCGGTCGTCGCGCCCGGCACCTCCTGTCGGACTCAACTCGACGAGGAATCGCCCGCCCACCCAGTCGAGAAACTCGCCGACGCGCTCGTCTGA
- a CDS encoding HpcH/HpaI aldolase/citrate lyase family protein, translated as MEPARSVLFIPGNREGWVESAHENDADVIILDLEDSVPPEEKEAARDIVAEHLPKLHAEGQRVHVRVNAHPNASEGFAEHDFEAIACEELEAITVPKVREPNDIERLDTVLTHIERREGLEVGGIELTVSVETAQAMRQVYELCEAADRVGTIGCGAVKGTDTNRALGFEWTGPGREGLETLHLREQALMDARAAEIEFPLAGTYVDVGDIEGLRKDMQFSREMGYTGYLVIHPSHVEHANEIFLPDADTVEYWVGAMETLLEAENEGKSAVRYEGDMIDIANIETARRYIEYAEAFADDLDVDFADVDFSELRPE; from the coding sequence ATGGAACCCGCTCGCTCAGTGCTGTTCATTCCCGGGAATCGTGAGGGCTGGGTCGAAAGCGCCCACGAGAACGATGCCGACGTCATCATCCTCGATTTGGAGGATTCGGTCCCGCCCGAAGAGAAGGAGGCCGCCCGCGACATCGTCGCCGAACACCTCCCGAAACTCCACGCCGAGGGCCAGCGCGTCCACGTCCGCGTCAACGCCCACCCCAACGCAAGCGAGGGATTCGCCGAACACGACTTCGAGGCCATCGCCTGCGAGGAACTGGAGGCGATAACCGTCCCGAAGGTCCGGGAACCGAACGACATCGAACGGCTCGATACGGTGTTGACTCACATCGAGCGCCGGGAGGGGCTGGAGGTCGGCGGCATCGAGTTGACCGTCAGCGTCGAAACCGCACAAGCGATGCGACAGGTGTACGAACTCTGTGAGGCCGCCGACCGGGTCGGCACCATCGGCTGTGGCGCGGTGAAGGGTACCGACACGAACCGCGCACTCGGCTTTGAGTGGACCGGCCCCGGACGGGAAGGACTGGAGACGCTGCACCTCCGCGAACAGGCGCTGATGGACGCTCGCGCCGCCGAAATCGAGTTCCCGCTCGCCGGCACGTACGTCGACGTCGGCGACATCGAGGGACTCCGGAAGGACATGCAGTTCTCCCGGGAGATGGGCTACACCGGCTACCTCGTCATCCACCCCTCCCACGTCGAACACGCCAACGAAATCTTCCTGCCCGACGCCGACACCGTCGAGTACTGGGTCGGCGCGATGGAGACGCTGTTGGAAGCCGAAAACGAGGGCAAAAGCGCCGTCCGCTACGAGGGTGACATGATAGATATTGCCAACATCGAGACAGCCCGCCGCTACATCGAATACGCCGAAGCCTTCGCCGATGACCTCGACGTCGACTTCGCCGATGTCGACTTCTCGGAACTGCGCCCCGAATGA